The Streptomyces sp. NBC_00435 nucleotide sequence GGGCCCAAGCAAATCGATTCAGGCGTATGGTCTAGTCCACCGGTCTAGTCCACTAGTCTCCGTGCCGAAGGACCAGTCCGGTTCGGGACCAACATCGGGCGATCTCGAACATCTTGTGACTTATCCTTCTGAAGAGTACGCCGTTCGCGACAGGTAGTGACGGCGACACGAAGAAGCCCCACCCCTGGGAGGCCCCCATGACCAGCGTGACGTCCCCACTCACCGGGCGCGCCATCGGACTCGCGGCAGTGCCCGATCCGGTGTTCTCCGGCGCGATGGTGGGACCGGGCACCGCTATTGACCCCGTGCGTGAGCCCTCGGAGGCGGTGTCCCCCGTAGATGGTGTGGTCGTCTCCCTGCACCCGCACGCGTACGTAGTAGTGGACAGTGAGGGCCACGGCGTCCTCACCCACCTCGGCATCGACACTGTCCAGCTCAACGGCGAGGGCTTCGAGCTGCTCGTCAACAAGGGTGACACCGTGACCCGCGGCCAGACCGTCATCCGCTGGAACCCCGCCGCGGTCGAGGCCGCGGGCAAATCCCCCATCTGCCCCGTCGTGGCGTTGGAAGCGACTGCCAGCTCCCTCAGCGGCATTGTCGAGGACGGAGCCATCAAGGCCGGAGACTCTCTCTTCGGCTGGCAGTGACACCTCCGCCTGCTCAGGCGAACTGGACATCCAACGCGGCGGGTGGATCCGCCGCTCAATCGGAGACGGGTGAAATGGAGACAACGCTGCGAGGCGTCGGCGTGAGCCACGGTGTGGCGATCGGCGAGGTTCGGCACATGGGTACGGCGGTTCTCGAACCGCCGGCGAGGCAGATCACCGCGGACGAGGCGGAGCGCGAACAGGGGCGCGCCCGTCAGGCCGTGGAAGCTGTGTCGGCCGACCTGATCGCCCGGGGTCAGCTGGCCGGTGGCGAGGCTCAGCACGTGCTCGAGGCCCAGGCGATGATCGCCACGGACCCCGAGCTGATGGCTGACGTCGACCGGCGGATCGCCGTCGGGAGCACCGCCGAGCGCGGTGTGTACGACGCGTTCGCCGCCTACCGCGACCTGCTCGCGGGTGCCGGTGAGTACATGGCCGGCCGCGTGGCCGACCTGGACGACGTGCGCAACCGCATCGTCGCGCGCCTGCTCGGCGTGCCGATGCCGGGTGTGCCGGACAGCGACGAGCCGTACGTGCTGATCGCGCGGGACCTGGCTCCCGCCGACACCGCTCTGCTCGACCCGGCTCTGGTCCTCGGTTTCGTGACCGAGGAAGGCGGCCCGACCAGCCACAGCGCGATCCTCGCCCGGGCGCTGGGCGTGCCGGCCATCGTGGCGCTGCCGGGTGCCGGTGAGATCGCCGAGGGTACGGTCATCGCCGTCGACGGCAGCACCGGTGACCTGTTCGTCGAGCCGACCGCCGCGAAGCGGGCCGAGCTGGAGGCCGCGGCCGCCGAGCGCAAGGCCGCGCTCTCCGCTTCGTCCGGTCCGGGCGCGACGTCCGACGGGCACAAGGTGCCGCTGCTGGCCAACATCGGTGGTCCGGCGGACGTGCCGGCGGCCGTGGATGCCGGGGCCGAGGGTGTGGGCCTGTTCCGCACCGAGTTCCTCTTCCTGGACGACAGCAAGCACGCGCCGTCCGAGGAGAAGCAGATCGAGTCGTACCGCAAGGTGCTCGAAGCCTTCCCCGAGGGGCGTGTCGTCGTGCGCGTCCTGGATGCCGGCGCCGACAAGCCGCTGGACTTCCTGACCCCGGCCGACGAGCCGAACCCGGCTCTGGGTGTGCGCGGTCTGCGTTCGCTGCTCGACCACCCGGACGTGCTTCGTACGCAGCTCACCGCGCTGGCCAAGGCCGCCGAGGGTCTGCCGGTCTACCTCGAGGTCATGGCCCCGATGGTGGCCGACCGGGCCGATGCCAAGGCGTTCGCGGATGCCTGCCGCGAGGCCGGTCTGCAGGCGAAGTTCGGGGCGATGGTGGAGATCCCCTCCGCCGCGCTGCGGGCACGCTCGATCCTGCAGGAGGTCGAGTTCCTCTCGCTGGGCACCAATGACCTGGCTCAGTACGCCTTCGCCGCCGACCGTCAGGTCGGCGCCGTGTCGCGGCTGCAGGACCCGTGGCAGCCCGCGCTGCTCGACCTGATCGCCCTGTCGGCCGAGGCCGCCAAGGCCGAGGGCAAGAGCTGTGGTGTCTGTGGCGAGGCCGCCTCCGACCCGCTGCTGGCCTGTGTGCTGACGGGTCTGGGTGTCACCTCCCTTTCGATGGGTGCCGCTTCGATCCCCTACGTGCGGGCGACGCTCGCCAAGTACACCCTCGCGCAGTGCGAGCGGGCGGCTGCCGCCGCGCGTGCCACGGACAGCGCCGAGGAGGCCCGTGTGGCCGCGCAGGCGGTGCTGTCCGGCGAGTAGCCGGACGGTGTGTTTCCTGGTCGAGGGGCCTTCGCCGGTGGCGAGGGCCCCTCGGCCGTTTCCGGACGTGGGTCCGGCGGTCCGCGACCCGTTCGGGTCAGTGGTGGGGCCCCGGTTCGTCGACCTCGTACCCCGGGCAGTACTCGACGCCCGGCTCGGGAGCCACGGGGTCTCCGGTGTCGGCGTCGGTGCAGTAGGCGTTGAAGACGGCCGCCGCCGAGAGGGGCACCAGGCGGCCGCGGTCCAGGCGCCAGCCGTGGACGCGGTCCCGGTGTTCCCCGGTCGTGGTGCGCAGGACCAGTCCCCCGGGTCCGCCGAGGGCCAGGCCGGCGGCGAGGACGGTCACGAAGTCGAGGCCGTCGCGGCCGTCCACCCGAGGCGGGCCGTCCGGTCCGGCGTCGGCGTGGAGCACGGCCACGAGCTGTTCGTCCTCGGCCGGGACGCTGCACACCAGGTGGTGGTGGCCGGGGCCGGCCCGGGCCACCAGCTGCTGGAGCGCGTCGGCGGCGCGCTCGAAGGAGGTGGTCCCGATGTCCTCCCCGCAGTCCGCGCAGCCGCCCATGCCGGCCAGCAGCGAGGTGGCGTACTCCCAGGTGGCCTGCCGGACGGCCGCGTCGACGAGGAGCGGGAGCAGTTCGTCGACGGGCTGGCCGGCGTACGGCAGGACGCCGCTGCCGCCGGCGAGTTCGGCGGTGAATCGGGTGCGGGCCCCGGGGGTGTCCGGATCCAGCTCACGGTCCGCGCAGTACTCGGCGTACTCCCGCGGGTCGAAGAGGGCGACGGTGGTGTGGATGCCCTGGGCCGCGAGGGAGCGCAGCAGGCGGTCGACGTGGTCCAGGTAGTCGCGGTGGTCGTCGAAAGCGAAGCTGCGGTACCGGCGCATGGCCGCGAAGTCCCCGGCGTCGGCGAGGAGGCCGACGGTGCTGGGGACTTCGCGGCGCAGTGTGCGGTGCCTGCGGGTGCGGGCCGGGCGGCCCGCGGTGGTGCCGGTCCCGGTGTCGTTGGAGCGTGGCATGGTTCCCCCTGAGTGGCGCGATCGGTTGCTCACTCAGAGTAATCATCGCCACTGACAGTGAGGCCGGTCCCGGTCAGCCGCGGGTGCGGGCGAGCTCCTCGTAGAAGTGCAGGAGGTCGAGGTTGTCGACCGAGCCGGGGTTGACGGCCTTGGCCATGGGGGCGCCCTGGAGGAGGCGCTTGACCGGGACCTCGATGCGCTTGCCGGTGAGGGTGTGCGGGATGCCCGGCACTTCGATGATCTCGTCGGGGACGTGGCGGGGGGAGAGCTCCTCGCGGATCGTCGCCTTGATCCGGGAGCGGAGGTCCTCGTCGAGGACGGCCCCCGGCGCGAGGTGGACGAAGAGGGGCATCCAGTAGCCGCCGTTCGGCTCCTCCAACCCGATGACCAGGGACTCCTTGATCTCGGGCAGCCGCTCGACGGCCTCGTAGATGTCGGCGGAGCCCATCCGGACGCCCTGGCGGTTCAGGGTGGAGTCGGAGCGGCCGTGGATGACGACGGAGCCGTGGTCGGTGATCGTGATCCAGTCCCCGTGGCGCCAGACTCCGGGGAACATCTCGAAGTAGCTGTCGCGGTAGCGGCTGCCGTCGGGGTCGTTCCAGAAGCGGATCGGCATGGACGGCATTGGATTGGTGACGACGAGCTCGCCGACCTCGCCGGTGACGGGCTTGCCGGAGGCGTCCCAGGCCTGGAGGTCCGTGCCCAGGCAGGCGGCCTGGAGCTCGCCGATGTGGACCGGGAGGGTGGGGACTGCGCCGGCGAAGCAACTGCACACGTCGGTGCCGCCGCTGACGGAGGCGATCCACAGGTCCTCGGCCACCTCGTCGTGCAGCCAGCGGAACCCGTCGGGCGGCAGCGGGGAGCCGGTGGTGGCCACGCACTTCACGGCGGACAGGTCGAAGTCGCGGGAGGGATGGACGTCAGCCTTGCGGCAGGCCATCACGTAGGCGGCGGAGGTCCCGTAGAGAGTGGCTCCGGTCCGCTCCGCGATGCGCCACTGGGCACCGGTGTCGGGGAATCCGGGGCTGCCGTCGTAGAGCACGACGGTGGTTCCGGTGAGCAGGCCGGAGACGAGGAAGTTCCACATCATCCAGCCGGTGGAGGTGTACCAGAAGAACCGGTCCTCGGGGCCGAGGTCACAGTGCAGGCCGAGCTGCTTGAGGTGTTCCAGGAGGATGCCGCCCTGCGACTGGACGATCGCCTTGGGCAGGCCGGTGGTGCCGGAGGAGTAGAGGACCCACAGCGGGTGGTCGAAGGGGACCGGCTCGAAGACCGGCTCCGCCTCGCCGGAGGTGAGGGCCGACCACTCCAGGGCGCCCGCGGGGGCCGGCGTACCGAGGAGCGGGATGTGGACGACGGCGCGCAG carries:
- a CDS encoding acetoacetate--CoA ligase; this translates as MTAAATPSEPLWSPGPDRITAARITAFQAWAAEHHGAPADGGYPALHSWSVDELDTFWQAVAEWFDVRFTTPYEAVLADRSMPGAHWFPGATLNYAEHALRAAEDPARANDAALLHVDETHEPTPVTWAELRRQVGALAAELRALGVRPGDRVSGYLPNIPEAVTALLATAAVGAVWTSCAPDFGARSVLDRFQQVEPVVLFTVDGYRYGGKEHDRRDTVAELRAELPSLRAVVHIPLLGTPAPAGALEWSALTSGEAEPVFEPVPFDHPLWVLYSSGTTGLPKAIVQSQGGILLEHLKQLGLHCDLGPEDRFFWYTSTGWMMWNFLVSGLLTGTTVVLYDGSPGFPDTGAQWRIAERTGATLYGTSAAYVMACRKADVHPSRDFDLSAVKCVATTGSPLPPDGFRWLHDEVAEDLWIASVSGGTDVCSCFAGAVPTLPVHIGELQAACLGTDLQAWDASGKPVTGEVGELVVTNPMPSMPIRFWNDPDGSRYRDSYFEMFPGVWRHGDWITITDHGSVVIHGRSDSTLNRQGVRMGSADIYEAVERLPEIKESLVIGLEEPNGGYWMPLFVHLAPGAVLDEDLRSRIKATIREELSPRHVPDEIIEVPGIPHTLTGKRIEVPVKRLLQGAPMAKAVNPGSVDNLDLLHFYEELARTRG
- the ptsP gene encoding phosphoenolpyruvate--protein phosphotransferase, translating into METTLRGVGVSHGVAIGEVRHMGTAVLEPPARQITADEAEREQGRARQAVEAVSADLIARGQLAGGEAQHVLEAQAMIATDPELMADVDRRIAVGSTAERGVYDAFAAYRDLLAGAGEYMAGRVADLDDVRNRIVARLLGVPMPGVPDSDEPYVLIARDLAPADTALLDPALVLGFVTEEGGPTSHSAILARALGVPAIVALPGAGEIAEGTVIAVDGSTGDLFVEPTAAKRAELEAAAAERKAALSASSGPGATSDGHKVPLLANIGGPADVPAAVDAGAEGVGLFRTEFLFLDDSKHAPSEEKQIESYRKVLEAFPEGRVVVRVLDAGADKPLDFLTPADEPNPALGVRGLRSLLDHPDVLRTQLTALAKAAEGLPVYLEVMAPMVADRADAKAFADACREAGLQAKFGAMVEIPSAALRARSILQEVEFLSLGTNDLAQYAFAADRQVGAVSRLQDPWQPALLDLIALSAEAAKAEGKSCGVCGEAASDPLLACVLTGLGVTSLSMGAASIPYVRATLAKYTLAQCERAAAAARATDSAEEARVAAQAVLSGE
- a CDS encoding PTS sugar transporter subunit IIA translates to MTSVTSPLTGRAIGLAAVPDPVFSGAMVGPGTAIDPVREPSEAVSPVDGVVVSLHPHAYVVVDSEGHGVLTHLGIDTVQLNGEGFELLVNKGDTVTRGQTVIRWNPAAVEAAGKSPICPVVALEATASSLSGIVEDGAIKAGDSLFGWQ